One genomic segment of Desulforamulus reducens MI-1 includes these proteins:
- a CDS encoding type II toxin-antitoxin system PrlF family antitoxin codes for MSKLILSTMTSKGQTTVPNSVRKMIGLKEGDKILYTPHENGFLITKLEAGYSTCPCCQGTGIVKEKGSD; via the coding sequence TTGTCTAAACTAATACTTTCTACTATGACATCAAAAGGTCAGACAACGGTACCAAACAGTGTTAGAAAAATGATTGGACTAAAGGAAGGCGACAAAATACTATATACTCCACATGAAAATGGTTTTTTAATCACAAAATTAGAAGCAGGATACTCTACCTGCCCTTGTTGCCAGGGAACCGGGATAGTAAAGGAAAAGGGAAGTGATTAA
- a CDS encoding Fic family protein yields the protein MFMKIDNLKKVLEAERPLYPELMATIAQKFREDWTYNTNAIEGNTMTLQETAFFLREGLTVKGRTLKEHLEMINHAEAVDFLKDAIKHRDLTEGLIKEFHAMLFSGIKTLAGGVPVIPGAYKTKDNHVLTASGIIHHYAPATQVSAEMENLINWYNDSKLKMHPIELAALFHHRFVAIHPFPDGNGRVSRLCMNYILMKNGYPPAIIRKENRWDYYTALEEADNNKTEAFVQLVAAEVKQSLELMITEIEKVKRVN from the coding sequence ATGTTTATGAAAATAGATAATCTTAAAAAAGTATTAGAGGCTGAGAGACCTTTATACCCTGAGTTGATGGCAACAATAGCCCAAAAATTCCGTGAGGACTGGACGTATAATACCAACGCCATCGAGGGCAACACAATGACCTTACAGGAGACAGCTTTTTTTCTTCGTGAGGGTTTAACTGTTAAAGGTCGCACACTTAAAGAGCATTTAGAGATGATTAACCATGCCGAGGCCGTGGACTTTCTAAAAGATGCTATCAAACACAGAGATTTAACGGAGGGACTAATTAAAGAATTTCATGCCATGCTGTTCTCTGGCATCAAGACTTTAGCTGGGGGAGTACCAGTTATACCAGGAGCCTACAAAACAAAAGACAATCACGTTTTAACCGCCAGCGGAATAATTCACCATTACGCACCAGCAACTCAGGTTTCTGCTGAAATGGAAAACCTTATAAACTGGTACAATGACAGCAAACTAAAAATGCATCCGATTGAATTAGCTGCTCTCTTTCACCACCGATTTGTTGCCATTCATCCCTTCCCTGATGGAAACGGTAGAGTAAGCCGGTTGTGTATGAACTACATCTTAATGAAGAACGGTTATCCCCCGGCCATTATCCGCAAGGAGAACCGCTGGGACTATTACACTGCCCTGGAAGAAGCAGACAACAATAAGACCGAAGCATTTGTGCAGTTAGTAGCTGCTGAGGTTAAGCAAAGCCTTGAATTGATGATTACGGAGATAGAGAAAGTTAAACGGGTTAATTGA
- a CDS encoding copper amine oxidase N-terminal domain-containing protein has translation MKKIFVTGLLAVSMALVIATGAFSAQGDPLTNGVLRFMIGQKHYLVDKNTTEMDAAPYIKSGRTFVPVRFLGDGLSAATDYTTDGTVTVTKGDKLVTLKIGSGQLKIGNAQSWMDVAPEIKEGRTYLPARFVAEAFGYHVDWDADTETVRVFPDGVVLKPEIVYQLEKFLGAEMTYYVDSMDSKYNHWKYGSKKDNFDVGYDNDGDIYIRVFEHAKEEDIQKSFAVMRGLYPNNPEIVQKMQSILGKKRQKNDYDEKWKIKVNNRSVHVNTFWNDNTVLYSVMVLKDDK, from the coding sequence ATGAAAAAAATCTTCGTTACTGGCCTGTTGGCTGTATCAATGGCTTTAGTTATTGCCACTGGTGCGTTCTCTGCGCAGGGAGACCCTCTGACTAATGGTGTGCTTCGTTTTATGATTGGACAAAAGCACTATCTAGTTGATAAAAATACGACTGAAATGGATGCGGCACCATATATCAAAAGCGGACGTACCTTTGTTCCTGTTCGGTTCCTGGGAGACGGCCTAAGTGCGGCAACTGATTATACCACCGATGGAACGGTTACAGTTACTAAAGGAGATAAGCTAGTTACCCTGAAAATCGGTTCTGGCCAATTGAAAATAGGTAATGCTCAAAGCTGGATGGACGTAGCCCCCGAGATCAAAGAGGGACGGACTTACCTGCCTGCTAGATTCGTGGCCGAAGCCTTTGGCTATCATGTGGATTGGGATGCAGATACCGAAACAGTTAGGGTATTCCCCGATGGAGTGGTGTTGAAGCCAGAAATAGTTTATCAGTTAGAGAAATTCTTAGGTGCTGAAATGACGTACTACGTAGATAGCATGGATAGTAAATATAACCATTGGAAATATGGTTCTAAAAAAGATAACTTTGATGTAGGTTATGATAATGATGGTGATATTTATATCCGTGTCTTTGAACATGCAAAAGAAGAAGATATTCAAAAGTCCTTTGCTGTTATGCGGGGATTGTATCCGAACAACCCTGAGATAGTTCAAAAAATGCAGTCAATCTTAGGAAAGAAACGTCAGAAGAATGATTACGATGAAAAATGGAAAATTAAAGTGAACAATAGAAGCGTTCATGTAAATACATTTTGGAATGATAACACAGTTCTTTATAGTGTTATGGTTCTCAAAGATGATAAGTAA
- a CDS encoding Athe_2463 domain-containing protein produces the protein MKRFITLLSLVFFTFFIVNTAFAGLLEDTLQQLHYENPRVIHGKTLYARLAEGTDRPRVVYGTPNDVSGVNPPQSLKNGQYRYLGYAYDGEPFTNSNFPNDDLKTNYDQRNWISEPWNNGLCNNQWNEDFSEDVWNSIFAALPPSLHDRDKVKILVPPTPTTMGSVRAWHQRPDGIWYETFNSIQYLGPASLEVVPDEATVKVGGTHQYHAILHYSDPNMKPQDVTNTAEWSTNVPEISKVNKGLATGLAKGTATITAKHSGLTDRALFRVINDSEPEPPSPEKPEPPKQGEEGNLYVLSIELLDANGSPFYGTLTAGQNYKVKATYKSKFDISGWARLGMFYKTSSDVRKVGDYVHVQMSPGDTTEKTWEFNAAPGNGSLIATIQLDWRSGEAFNPLQFEGKTETTYDDNKMSLSLGGSDSPTGPPSTRVYERTGYYHPVRTVAVPVYRKEYETIIEYVKVPFVPAKYKVKTILIPHKDDE, from the coding sequence ATGAAACGATTTATCACCCTTCTGTCCTTAGTTTTCTTTACATTCTTTATTGTCAACACTGCTTTTGCAGGGCTATTGGAAGATACCTTACAACAATTACATTACGAAAACCCCAGGGTAATTCACGGTAAGACGCTATACGCGCGATTAGCCGAGGGTACTGATCGACCCAGGGTAGTCTACGGTACACCCAATGATGTTAGTGGTGTCAACCCACCCCAGAGTTTAAAAAACGGTCAATATAGATATTTAGGCTATGCCTATGATGGCGAACCCTTTACAAACTCTAACTTCCCCAATGATGACTTGAAAACAAACTATGATCAAAGAAACTGGATTTCTGAACCGTGGAATAATGGACTATGTAATAATCAATGGAATGAAGACTTCTCCGAAGATGTTTGGAACTCTATCTTTGCAGCCCTACCACCTAGCTTACATGACAGAGACAAGGTCAAAATCCTCGTACCGCCAACCCCTACCACCATGGGTTCCGTCCGAGCCTGGCACCAAAGGCCGGATGGCATTTGGTATGAGACATTTAACAGCATTCAGTATTTAGGCCCTGCAAGCCTTGAAGTGGTTCCTGATGAAGCCACCGTCAAAGTTGGCGGCACCCATCAATACCACGCAATCTTGCACTATAGCGACCCAAACATGAAACCACAAGACGTTACCAATACCGCAGAATGGTCTACCAACGTGCCTGAAATTTCCAAGGTTAATAAAGGGCTTGCCACTGGCCTAGCCAAAGGCACAGCAACAATTACGGCCAAACACTCGGGCCTAACGGATAGGGCACTGTTTAGAGTTATTAACGACAGTGAGCCAGAACCCCCAAGTCCAGAGAAACCAGAACCTCCTAAGCAGGGGGAAGAAGGAAACCTCTATGTTCTTTCAATCGAACTCCTGGATGCCAATGGCTCGCCATTCTATGGCACCCTGACTGCTGGTCAAAACTATAAAGTGAAAGCAACATATAAGTCCAAGTTTGACATATCTGGCTGGGCAAGGCTTGGAATGTTCTATAAAACGTCCTCTGATGTAAGAAAAGTCGGTGATTATGTACATGTACAAATGTCACCCGGCGATACTACTGAAAAAACATGGGAATTTAATGCTGCACCAGGGAATGGATCACTTATAGCAACGATCCAACTGGACTGGCGGAGTGGAGAAGCCTTTAACCCCTTGCAATTTGAGGGCAAAACAGAAACAACCTACGACGACAATAAAATGTCTCTAAGCCTAGGAGGATCTGATAGCCCAACAGGTCCACCATCAACCCGAGTTTATGAGAGAACTGGCTATTATCACCCCGTCAGAACAGTAGCTGTACCGGTCTACCGCAAAGAATATGAAACAATCATAGAGTATGTAAAAGTCCCCTTTGTACCGGCTAAATATAAAGTTAAAACAATTCTTATCCCCCATAAAGATGATGAATAA
- a CDS encoding stage II sporulation protein M, which produces MNKNRLIACVLFFFLFQTLFEIIWGYFYKSTFIDQHIHNYLSIYQQQNNMTGFSLGLNIWFWNTLILICYFLLCLFGLWYLNQSTKRKNQIFNLLALIPLLSLVFIDIINLIRSGTIIAFLYKNGFSFFNSWIKINKIHGLPEMLSYSIPEGYLLSKIIISSNILRNQNSTDNIYSKKEVALVFIVSEALLTIAAIIETYTITVNF; this is translated from the coding sequence ATGAATAAAAATAGATTAATAGCATGTGTTCTTTTCTTCTTTTTATTTCAAACTCTTTTTGAAATTATTTGGGGTTATTTTTATAAATCAACCTTCATAGATCAACACATACATAACTACTTATCAATTTATCAACAGCAGAACAATATGACAGGGTTTTCTCTAGGATTGAATATTTGGTTTTGGAATACATTAATATTAATTTGCTATTTTTTACTTTGTTTATTTGGCTTATGGTATTTAAACCAATCCACAAAAAGAAAGAATCAGATTTTTAATTTACTTGCACTTATACCTTTGCTTAGTCTTGTTTTTATTGACATTATAAACTTAATTAGAAGCGGAACAATAATTGCATTTTTGTATAAAAATGGATTTAGCTTTTTTAACTCTTGGATTAAAATAAATAAGATTCATGGCCTTCCAGAAATGTTATCCTATTCAATTCCAGAAGGATATTTACTGTCAAAAATTATAATTTCATCAAATATTCTACGTAACCAAAATTCGACGGATAATATTTATTCTAAAAAGGAAGTTGCCTTAGTATTTATAGTTTCTGAAGCATTATTAACAATTGCTGCGATTATTGAAACTTACACTATTACTGTGAATTTTTGA
- a CDS encoding SAF domain-containing protein produces MNFINTAVLKKIPLKTIFIVLVGIGVTAGSVGQLQTWVDTHQEKVKVPVVKQKVTQYSMIGPGMIEMQDKLKLAADPYAVKTLQEIEGKVAVTDLIPGEQIRPDKLANTDILLQPGEAFVTVRIEKPEQALAGQIRANSIVNVMWTAGPNSPSSVLAEKARVMSLMDEGLKPVHTASVFQGVVTNATGQAPIPKYVMLKVKERESYEFTRPLTGGFILLSEVSKGVQTPVPPAQNGEATPTTQQGNQPPDSQNNTPGATPNMSDQPQPQP; encoded by the coding sequence GTGAATTTTATTAATACTGCTGTACTGAAGAAGATACCACTAAAAACCATATTCATTGTCCTGGTCGGTATAGGGGTAACTGCAGGTTCCGTAGGGCAGTTGCAAACCTGGGTGGACACCCATCAGGAAAAGGTGAAAGTCCCGGTGGTCAAGCAAAAGGTAACGCAATACTCCATGATAGGCCCGGGCATGATCGAAATGCAGGATAAGCTAAAACTGGCTGCGGATCCCTATGCAGTAAAAACACTTCAGGAAATTGAGGGAAAAGTGGCTGTAACTGACCTTATTCCAGGGGAACAGATTCGCCCTGACAAACTGGCCAATACGGATATACTTTTACAACCAGGGGAAGCATTTGTAACAGTCCGAATTGAAAAACCGGAACAGGCTTTAGCAGGACAAATAAGAGCAAACTCCATTGTAAATGTAATGTGGACCGCAGGACCCAACAGTCCTTCGTCCGTATTAGCTGAAAAGGCTCGGGTAATGTCCTTGATGGATGAAGGACTAAAGCCGGTACATACAGCCAGCGTATTTCAAGGTGTAGTTACCAATGCCACCGGACAGGCCCCTATCCCCAAGTACGTTATGCTCAAAGTTAAAGAAAGGGAGAGCTATGAATTTACCCGACCCCTGACCGGCGGTTTTATCTTACTGTCTGAAGTCTCTAAAGGAGTACAAACGCCCGTTCCGCCTGCCCAAAACGGAGAAGCTACTCCAACAACCCAACAAGGGAACCAACCGCCGGACAGCCAGAATAATACTCCTGGGGCAACCCCGAATATGAGCGATCAGCCCCAACCACAACCGTAA